The Desulfotignum phosphitoxidans DSM 13687 DNA segment TCTTTGACAACCATTTGTGACAGATAATAGGGCCCGTCCAGGTTGATACGCAGGGTTTCCTGCCACACTTCCGGCGGCTGTTCCCATATCACCCGTTCATGGGCCGAACCAATGCCGTGATTGCACACCAGAATGGATACCGGCCCTAAGCGCTCACGGGTTTGCTTGACGGCAAAGGCACATCCGTCAGGGGTTCCCAGGTCTGCGGCCACATAATCCAGTCCCAGGGTTTTTAATTCATTTTTACTTCTTGCAACGGCCATGACCCGGGCACCCCGGGATGTCAGCAGTTCAGCCGTTGCCCGGCCGATACCGCGCCCCGCACCTGTTACCAGTGTGACCCGTCCTTGGACTCCCGGCATGCGTTTCCTCCATTTTCAGGCGTGGTGCCTGTTGTTTTTTTTGTGGCAAAATTCACTGGGCCTCATTTTTAATGTCTCCGGGGAGTTCTATGGTGGCCGCATCGATATCAAAGATTTTTTTGCCCTGCACATAGTCTTTGGTGGCATACTGGGAAATCTTCTGAATTTTGGCAGACAGCTCCATCATGCGCAGGGTGTGTTTTTTTATGAGCTGTATCAGGTCTTGTTTCTGGGATGGTTTCAGGTTGGGTGCCGCCAGTTTTTCAATCCCGATCAACACCACCTGAAGCGGGTTGTTCAGCTCGTGGCTGACTGCGCCGGCCATTTCAAGAATGGCCCTGAGTTTTTCCTTGTCCCGCTGTTCCTGTGCCACCTGCTGCTGCTGGGTGATATCCATGAAATACCCCAATGCGGCCCGGGTTCCCTGGTGTTTGACAGAGGTCACTGTTTCCATGACCCATTTTATTTGACCCATCCGGTCCACGACCCGGAATTCGTAAGGTGTGGTCCGGCGTCCGGCCAGCATCTGCCGGGCGCACTCCAGAACATGGTCCTGGTAATCCGCATGTACCAGGTCCAAAGACTTCATGCCGGTCAGTTCATTTTGTGCATATCCGGTAATCTTGCAGAATTGAGGATTTACATAGACGAACCGGCCTTTTTGCACGATATAACTGCCGATCAAAGCGCTGTTCCGGCTGTGTTCCAGTTCCTCTTCCGCCTGTTTTCTCTGGGTGTTGTCCCGAACGAATCCTTCAATGGCAATGGCCCGGTGATGCCGGTCCCGGACCACGGACCACCGGTCATGCATCCACCGGGTGGTGCCGTCGGCACCGATGTAGCGGTATTCGACATCTCCGGTGGTTTCACCGGCTTCCAGGGTTTTTTTTCTTGCGGCCCGAAGCTTGTCAGCGTCCTGGGGGTGGATGCGCTGGGCCACAGTCCCGGAGGTCAATACCGGCCGTCCCTGCTCCCGGCTGCCGAACAGCGCCAGAAACCGCTTGTTAAAAAAAGGAAAGGTCCCGGATTCAATATCAAACAGATAGATGGCATCCTGGGAATGATCGGCCAGCTGCTGAAAGCTCTCGGACAGTGTCCGGATAATATCCGGATCCCCGGTTTTGTTTTTGGCTTCGGCAGCACGCTCCAATTCCCGGATTCTGGCTTCCAGTTCTTCATATGTGGGTTTGACTGACATGGGATGGCCTCAGGAAAGGGATGCCGGGGTTTCCGGGGTGGTCAAAGCCCCGATGGCCGCCGAACACACGGCCACGGAAGCATCTGGATGATCAGCAGTGAATTCATCATTGTTTTTGGAAAAAATCGCCTGCCACCTTGTTTGGTCCGGGCTTCCCGGGCACAGGTCTTTCAAGTGAAAGCCAAAGCCTTTTGATTTCAGCGTGTCTGCCAGTTCCAGCGCGGCATGGATGTCTGTGGCCGCATGGGCCGGGAGGGCATTACCGAGATGTTTTTTAAGTTCATTTTCCAGTTTATCAGAAATGGATGAGTCCATGGTTTCCTCCGGTTCAGGGGTTGTCGGATTCCATCATATGGGATTGAAATGGAATGTCAATACTTCAGATTGTCAGCAGGTCAGATGAAAACAGGCGGCTACCCCTTTTGCCGTGCCTGCCAGGGCATTGTATTTTTCAGCCGCCTTTTTTGAGGACATCACCATGGCCGTGATCCCTTTTTCCTGAAGATCTTGTACCAGTGTGGCATGGGGCCTCATCAGGCCCGGTTTTCCCGTGCCGATCACCAGGATTTCGGCATCAGTTTCCAGAACCGGTTTTAAGTCTTCCAGCGTCAGCCGGTGCCCGGATTTTCTGATCCACGGGCTTAACACGGACCCGTCCGGCAGGATCATCAGGTCCTTTCTAAATTCTTTGCCGTTGACGGTCATTTTGCCGAAGGAATAAGAATTGATCATTTATCCCGCCTTTGTGTTGTCCAGTCTGATTGTTTCATTTTGACATTACATTGTCTGCATTGTGTTTGCAACGAAGATTTCAGGGTCGGCGACATCATGAATTTCCGTTTGAACGATTTTTTCTTTTTTCAGGTTGATTATATTCAAAAAACGCTTAATATAGTTGATAAGATGAATTGATTCCTGAAGCTTCTCGATGTTACTCTTTGCCAGGGATCCGCGGTTTTCCGGAATTTCGTTTTGATATTTCGGGTGATTTTTAACTAAACCCAGAAAGGAGTTTCCCATGGAAGTCAAAGATTACTGCAATGCAATGCTGGCTGAAGTTTCTGCTTGGAAAAACAAACTGGAGGCCATGAAAAAAACGGCTGACTCATACAGTACCCAGCAGAAAGAAAAGGTGCTGCCGTTGATTGGACAGCTGGAGCAGGAGGTTGCCACAGCCCAGATGCGGGTGGATCAGCTGGAAAAAGAGTGCCCCTCTGACTGGTCTCCCATGAAAAATGAACTGGACGATCTTTTCGGCACGGTGGGAAGCAATGTGAATCGCGCCTGGAAAGACCTCGAAGCCGGGAATGTCGGCGGATGATCCAATGTTGATCTGAAACGGCTGATTCAATCAGTATTCAAAGGCTTTGCGCACACGCGCAAAGCCTTTTTGTTTGCCGGGCCTTTACCCGGGACCAGGGGGTTTCCAGTAAACGACACCCTGGATCGGGTTTTCATACCAGGGGCTGTTTTCCTGAATCCAATGGTTTCTAAAGGTGCATGGCTTCTGTCAGTCGATCAGTCATTGAAAAACACCGCCAGCCACACTGTGGTCCGGTCCGGATCAGTCCAGGTGATACTCCATGTCATCAAAGATATCTTCCAGGGTGTAGAGCAGTTTGTCTGCTTCAGCCAGGCGCCGGTCGGCGATGTGTTCTTCAATGGCATGAAAGGTCTGTATCAGCTGCTGTTTGTGATCGAGCAGCACCTGCCGCAGCGGGGTGCCGTCGTATTGGTAGAGCAGCATGTCGATCTTTTTGGCCAGCTCGTACAGGGATGGGTTGCCGTCCACGAGATCCGGGTCCTGATATCCCAGGTGCCGGGCCAGGCGGGGGTAGGTTTTTTCAAAGCTTTTTTTGTAAAACGGCCGGATGGTCACGGTGATCTGCATATGCTGGCTCATGGGATTTCTCCTTTGTCCATATCCTGGAGGGTGAGTCGATCATGGTAAATTCCGGGGGTGGAACCGGCAATGGTCTGGGCTCCGGCTGTTTTGACAAAAAATTCCGTGGGCCCGGCACCGCCGATGACCGCATAGGCATATCCCTTAGCTGCCATGGCGTGAAGGCAGGACAAAAGCAGGGCTTTGCCGATGCCGGTACGGCGGTATTTTTCATCCACGCCCGTGGGTCCGAAAAAATTCAGGCAGGTGACGTCATGGCAGGCAAAACCGGCGATGTTTCCAGCGTCGGTGGCAATGAAACAGGACACCGGGACACGGGTGAAGGCCACGTCACATTCACCGGCCCAGCCCGTGCCGAACCGGTGTGTCACCCATTGGACCACGGCACGTTTTTCATATGCCATGGCCCGTCTAATCACAATGCCCTGTTCAGCCTGACGGTTCCGCTCTGATGCGGCCCCGGGCAGGTCATACAGCCGGACAAGCAGGTCGGGCATTTTTAAAAATCCATGTGCCAGCCGGCACCGGCAAAGGCAAACCGGTCTTTGAACCGGTGAAAGAGCCGGGCCGCGGCTTCGTTGCCCGTGCAGTGGGACACGGCAATGGTGCGGACCTTAAATTTGTCAAACGCATCCATGGCCTGTTCCAGCTGGGCCGGGTCATTGACAAATCCCAGGTGGGTGCCGCCGATGACTGCGGAAAATGTCTGATGCCCGGTTTTTTGGGCAAAATGTTCCATGATGTTGACAATGCCGGAGTGGGCGCACCCGGTGAGAATTACCGGTCCGGTCGGGGTCTCGATAAGCAGGCTGGCATCGTCTTTGAACGGGTCGGGAACAAATCCGTCACTGGTTTCGGTCACCAGTCGGTCATCAGAGGGTTCAAACGACCAGGTCCGGGGCACCTGGCCGGAAAAGAACACGCCCGGGGCGATTTCAGTGAAGTCGCTGTGGAACTCGAACCGGGCGTTGATTGTCTCTTCCAGTGCTGTTTGTGAAAACGGGATCCCGATATAGGTGGGAGGCTCTCCTTTGGGCATCACATATTTTGCGGCAAACAGGTCCGGATGGGCATGAATGGGCAAAGGCCGTTCCCGGGCCGGGATCTGCATCAGCCCGCCGGTGTGGTCAAAATGGCCGTGGCTGATCACCACGCCGTCCAGGGCGGCCAGATCGATTTTCATGGCCTTTGCATTGTGGGCCAGTCCCAGTCCCTGGCCCGTGTCCATGAGCAGACAGGTGTCCGGGGTTTTTATCAGGGCCGCGAACCCGTGTTCGCCCATGATGTCTCTGGCCATGTGGGCCCGGTTTTCACAGATAATGGTGATGCGGGTGTGTGTCATGGGACAGCTCCTTTATATGCGTGTCACAACCGGATGTGCATGTTCATGAGGCGGCAACCACCGGCCGGGGATCGGCCTGATATGAAGTGATGAACATCCGGTTTTTGTTTTCAAAAAACACCACCCCGTCCAGGTATCCGATGTCTCCGGCTTCTTCGTGGGGCAGTCCCAAGGCAAATTCCTTGAGGGGAAAGATGTTCCAGTCATGGGATACGCAGATGGCGATCTCATTGTCCGCCAGGCCGTTGACTTGTTCGGTCATGAACCGGGTGAGGGCGGCCGCGGTGGTTGCCGGATTTTCCATCACGGTGTCATCCAGCCGGCTGTCAAACCAGTTGCGGATGTATGTATAGGTGCCCTGTTCCTTGAGCAGGGCCAGGGCTTTTTGGTTGTCCTTGATGTAAAACGGGGCCAGCTGTTCTTTTGGCTGGTTGTGGGGAAGTTGTATGCCGTGCTGGCGTGAGAATCCTTTATCAATGAGATAGGCGGTTTCAATGCACCGGCCGATGTAGGAGGAGTACATCCGAGGCAGAGGACCTGCCGGCAGATTTTGTCCCATTTCCACAGCATATTGTAAGCCTTCAGGTGTGAGATTCATGAAGGGTTCCATGCGGGCCTGGGTGGAATAAAGCCGCTCGGAATGTCTGATAATTGCGGCTATTTTTGTGATACCTTGGTTTAATAGTTGTTTGATGACAGTGAGGGTCTGGTCGGATTTAACTTCATATTTTCGGCTCATGGCAGGGTACGAAATCTCCTGAATGCTGGAAAGGTAAGATAGTTTATTTCATATGATTTTCATAACGCAAAGGAAGAAAACTGTCAATATCAAGTTTATCATCCCCCTGGAGTCCCGGGGTTTTTGCGGGCATATTGGCCCCGGGATAAATATGAATCTGCCGCTGCCTTGAGGCGTTTTGATTGCTTGCAGCAGCGGCAGGGGCGGTTGGTGCGTTATAAAATTTTCAGAAGATCCGACAGGCGGGATATGTGGTTCACATTCAAGGTGGCTGAAAGGCCGGTGATCCGACTTTCACCGCAGGACAGAAAACAGGCAGCCATGCCTGTGTTATCAGCTGCAAGGATGTCATTGATTGAATCACCGACAAACAACACTTTTTCCGGAGACAGAGATAATGTCTTAAGGGCCAGGCCCAGGCTTTCAGGATGGGGCTTGAGCCGGGACATATCCTGGCGGGACAGAATAATTTCAAAAAAATCAATCAGGTTGAAACGTGCCAGAATACCGTGAACGGCTTCCCGCCCGCAATTGCTCACAACCCCCAGGCGGAATCCTTCTTTGACCAGTCTTGTCAGTGTGGATCGGGTGTCCGGATAAGGCTGCCACCTTTTCATGGCATCCTGATCATACCGGTTATACACGTCATCCAGCTTTGCCAGAAGTTTGCGTGCATCTTCTAGAGCATCCCGGTTGATCCATTGGTCTGTTATATCCCGGGTAAGATTAAACAGACTGACATAACTGGGAGGGTCGCCATAACGGGCCATATCCATCCCGGCATCCGAGAGAATGGCGCAGATTTCCGGAATGGCCTCATCCAGATCCCATTGAAAATCCACCAGTGTGCCGTCCAGATCAAACAGTACCGCCTCAAAGTTGTTCAATTGAGTTCTGACTTTAGTTTTTCCAACGCTGAATTGTCCCAGCGTTTGAAAAGGGTATGGGCAATACCCATGTAATCAAGCACTTTTCCCACGGACTGGTTGATGATGTCATCAATCGTCTCGGGATGATGGTAGAACGCGGGTACGGGCGGAACAATATGGGCACCCATTTCCGCAGCCAGGGTCAGCAGTCTCAAATGACCTATATGCAATGGTGTCTCTCTGAACATCAGGGCCAGTTTGCGTTTTTCCTTGAGTTGAACATCTGCGGCCCGGATCAAAAGGTTTTCATTAAAGGAATTGGCGATTCCTGAAAGTGTTTTTACTGTGCAGGGGGCAATCACCATTCCCAGGGTTTGGAATGAACCGCTGGCAACGGATGCGGCAATATCTGCATTGGTGTAAGTAACGTCTGCCATGGAAAGCACATCATCCACATCATAACTGGTTTCAATCTGGATATTCAGTTTTCCGGCTTCCGACATAATTAAATGGGTCTCAATATCCGTCTGCTTCAGAACCTCAAGCAGCCGGACACCGTAAATGACCCCACTGGCCCCTGCGATACCCACAATTAACCGATTTTTCATTATAACTCCTGTGTTATGAAATGTTATTGTCTTTGTATGTCGCTTCTTCCAGCAGGCGGTATCCTTTTTCTTTGATAACGGGGGTGATTTTTTTCAGGTATTTAATGTCAAATCGGATGATAAGGCGATTTGCGCCATTATTCGGGTTTTTGAGCGTAAAAAATCCATTGATTTTAACGTCGGCAGCAAAAAATTCTTCAAGGATTTCTTTTATGGTAGTTTTTGAATCTCCATTTAATTCAATCGTTACTCCGACAACACCTTCACCCTCTCCTAAAAGCTGGCTTAAAGCCTGGGTGAAATCCCTGTTGGAGAGCGTTCCCACCAATCTGTCTCCATCCATTACCGGTAAAAAACTGCGGCCGAACCGGCTTCCTTTTTTGATGGCGTTCTCAACAGAGTCATCAATGGACAGTGTTACCGGTTTTCTCACCATGATATCCCTGACCTTTAATTTTTCATTAAAATACTGTATCTCGAAAATATCCTGGGTTGAAATCGTCCAGGATGCAGCTTCTCGCAAATCCCGCCGCGCAATAAACCCTTTGAATCTGCCATCATCCACCACTGCCAAAAACGGGACTTTTTTTGTTTCAAACTCCTGTATGGCCGCTTTTGCGGACAAGTCACTGGGAATAATATCAGGGTTTTTACGCATCCAGTTTTTTACGATCATGTCTGGTCCTCCATTTTTATGAGTAAGCGGTTATGTCTGGTGCATGAACCAGGCAAAAACAATTTAATCAAACAACCCCATTTCCGTTGCGAGCTTTTGGGCCAGATGTCCGGCTGTGGGGGTGATGAACCACATTTTCAGTCCTTCTTTCCGCAGTTGTCTGGCTTCTTCCCAATATGGACCGGTAATTTTCCCTTTTCCAAACATGGTTTTAAAACGGGTAATTCCTGTTTTGCCGTATCTGTCTAAACGATCGGCTTCCACAACCAGGGTTGCGTTTATATTGGGCTTCTTGAAAACCGTTTCAGGCAGATCATGAATTTTTATGATGCGTTGAATCTCCCTGGTTTTGGTCTCATCATAGGAAAGATCATTTAATATTTTACCGGCAAGAATGGCGCCTTGTTCCATATGCTGCATAAAACTAATTGTTTTTGTTTTTTCCAAAGGGGTTGCAGCATTAAAATCAGCATAATCCACGACGGACCATCCCAGATCATGGAGGTATGCTGCCGGTAAAACAATGTTTGGATCCCCGTTTTCATGTTTCAGCAGATATCTGCACAGATCAACCGTGCGCAGGATATGTTCCCAGTCTCCATCCCGTCCTTTTTTATATAACGGGGTAATCGTTTCAATCAATTTTTTTTCAAGGGAGGCATCCATTAAAATATCTCCAATGCTGTTTTTATGACCATCTGGCTGAATAGCGGATCTTCCATGTTTGCATTGATTTCAATGATATCTATTCTGGAGTCCAGCAAACTGCGCAAAGTTTGAGTGAAAATCCTGTCTTCTTCCGGATCATGGGTCGGGTTTCCTGATGCATCTACCGAAGACCATCCTTTCAACGGGATCATTATTTTTACAGGTCCTTTCGCACCATTCAGCTTTCTGGCAAATTCACCGGCCACCTGTTTAAGTTCGTCCGGTGAAAGGCGCAGCCAGGTTCGGAATTTATCAAGGTCATATTTTCGTCGTTCATAGAAATCTTTTTTGTATTTGGACCGGGCAGGGGTCATATGGTTGACGGAACAGGTGGAAACAATCTGGGGGATCCCTTTTTTCCCTGCAGATTCGAGGCGATCAGGCCCTCCGTCCCGCATGTAGCCAAAATAGTGTTCCCCGACCCCGCCGGGAGCCAGGTCGATGACACCATGGAAAAACCCTTCGGCAATCATTTTTTCCATGGCCTGGTCCCCGACACCGGCTGCAGAAAATCCAGTGATTTGAAATCCTTGTTTTTCAAGAGCTGCACGAACGGTTCGGGCACATTGTTCACACGGCCCCAGCATGGTCATGGCAATGGTTTTTTTATTGTGGGCGGCCAGGGTATTGTCCACATATTTGATCATTCCTTTCATGGCATAGCAGGCCCTGTCCATAACATTTTTGAGCATATCTGTCACACCTGAAATTTCAATAACCGAATGAAACAAAAGAATATCACCGGTACCGATATATCTGGTGGACAACCCAGGTAATGCCGCTGTTGAGGAAATCATCAGTTTGGGGATACCAAATGGCAGCGAACGCATCACATCGGTTGCCATCAGTGATCCGGTTGATCCGCCAATGGCCATCACTCCATGGATTTTGCCTGCCAGGTAAAGGTCCCGTGCAATTTTGGTTGCCCCGTCAATAATGATATTGGTGATGGTTGACCGTTCCCTGGACTGGTTGATTTCTTCAATGGTGCTGCCGCCGGCCGACGCCACATGGGAAGGGGTCAGTTCCGCTCTGGAAGGTTCTTTCCCACGCATGGAAAGATCCATTAAAAGCGGCAGCACATCGATTTCTTTAAATTTGTATTTCAGATACCGGGTTTCCTCTCTTTTGGTGTCCAGTGTGGATATGATCAAAACCGTCTTCGGTGTATTCATTGTTTTTGCCTTTGTTAAACCTGGGACAGGGAATTTGAAAATTTTTTTCCCTGCCCCAGGTTGGTAGTTACAAGCCCAGTTTTTCTCTGATATCTTTTTTTAAGGTTTCCTTGTTCACCTTGCCGGAATCGCCAACCGTCGGAAATTCAGCAACGATCTCCAGGTGTTCAGGGAGCTTGAACATGGCAATATCTTTAGATTTCAGATGGTCTACCATGGTTTTAAAATCAAAATTCATCCCGGATTTCGGGATAACATAGGCAGCCGAGCGCTCACCCATCTCCCTGTCCGGGTAGCCCACAATGGCCACTGAACCCACGGCAGGATGATCATTCAAAAGTCCTTCCACTTCGGCCGGATAAATATTTTGCCCACCTCTTATGATCATGTCTTTGGCTCTTCCCAATATCCACAGGCATCCCTGATCAAATTTGACAATATCTTCGGTCGTGGTCCAGCCGTCTTTGTCAAATACCGTTGAGGTCAACTCTTCATCCCTGTAATACCCGGCCGGTGCATGGGGGCCTCTGAAATACAGGATGCCGGGTTCACCATCCGGCACGGTTATTTCTCTGTTTTCCTGATGGGCCAGCCTGACTTTGTTTCCCGGAAGCATTCTGCCCACGGTTCGTCGCCTTAAGTCTTTGGAATCTTTTACCCGGCATCCTGACACGGATCCCATGTCCTGGGTGCCAAGATCACTGGTGATGGAAGCGCCAAAAGCGGCTTCCGCTTCCTCTGCCACCTGGGGCGGCAGATATCCGCCGGCCGACCGGATGAATCTGAGCGAACCCAGGTCGTACTTTGATATATCCGCCTCAAGCATCCGAATCAGATGGGTAGGGACCACGCCGACAGCTGTGGCTTTTTCTTTTTCAATGAGCGCAAGGGCCGCATCCGGTGAAAATTCTTCCAGCATGACGGTTTTGGCCCCTGCAATGGGGGCGGCAAAATAGGTGAGGGTTCCTGCGGCACCGCCGGCATGGGGAGCTATGGCCATGGTGATGTCATCTTTGGTCAGGCTCCAGATATCCACCCGTCCCTTGGATGTGCATATCCGGGGCGCAGCCGGCCATTCCACCAGTTTGGGAATGCCTGTGGTACCGGAAGTTGTGGTGAGAATGGCCACATTTTCAATGGCATCCAGCCGTCTTTCTGCCAGAATGTTTTTGTCAATGGGTTGTTTAACTCGTTTTTCAACAATGGTGGGAAGGGAAAAAGTACCCTGCGGTGCTCCTGGTGGAACCATATCATCAAACAGAAAAATATTTTGCAGGTGGGAAAACTCTTTTTGCAGATCTTCATACATCTCAAGATAGTTGAATTTGTTGTAGGTATGAAGAATAATAACGGCGGATGCTTTGGTTCTGTCCACCATATAGGTCAGCTCTTTTTTTCTCAGATAGGGGTATACTGTCAGAGAAATCAAACCGGCCCGTTCACAGGCAATTCTTGCAAGAAAACCATACACACTGTTGGGAGACTGAATGATTACTCTTGAATGTTTTTCAATACCCATTTCAACCCAGGATATGGCCATGGCATCAACCAGTTCCACAGCCTGCTGCCAGGTGAGTCTGTATTTTGAATCAACCAGTGCTTCCCGATCGGGAATTTCTCTGGCATTTTTTTCCCAGAAATCGTAAAAAGTTTCCTGGGTCCAGTATCCGTCACGGACAAATTCATCCGTCATTTCTTTTGTATATCTAATTGGTTTCACGTGACATCCTTTCCTTAAAATCCGAGTTCAGACCATCTTTCTTTGACCCTTTCAACCATGTCAGGATCCAGTTCAATGGGTATGGGTTTGTTTTTCCACTCATACGGGATGGTGGCGTCCATAAGGAGCCTGCCGGTGATGTCCCTTGTTTCAATGGGCAAAGACGGGTCAAGAGGCGTTGATCTCCCGCGCTTGATGACCTGGCTGCGGTTGGGCTGGAATCTGAAACTCAAAGCGTACATGACCCGGGGGATATCCCAGGGATCGATATCATCATCCACCACGATCACGGTCTTGAGACCGTATGCACCCATTTCAGTTGAAATGGCGGCTGTCAGAACCTGGTCTGCATGCCCGGGATACATCTGGGTCATGGAGATGATGGCAAGAAAGCGGCCGGCACCCTCGGGCGGACAATACACCGCTTTGAGTCCGGGGATTCTCATCTCCTTGAGCTGCTGCCAGAGCGTTGCGCCGTAGGACAGTGCCATGGTCATGTGAGAATCGGTTACAGCGCGGCCGACAGTGGTTCCCCAGAAGATGGGATTATCTCTATAGGTCACACACTTGACGTCAATGAAATTTCTGGGGTCTGTTCCAACGCCGGAATAGTATCCGGTATATTCCCCGAACGGACCTTCTTCCATGAATTTTTCCGCATCCACAAAACCTTCCACCACAATTTCCGCATGGGCCGGGATGGGAAGGTCCACCACTTCTCCTTTAACGATTTCAATGGCCTGGCCCCTGAACGCCCCTGCCACATCATATTCACTGGTAAACGCCCCCACCCGTGCCGCTCCGAGAAGAAAGAGAATCGGGTCACAGCCGACAATGGAGGCAACCGGCATGGGTTGTTTGAGCTTCTGGTATTTTTTAAGCATGATATCCGCGTGTTTGCCTTTGATGAACTGGGTACCGATTTTGTCTTTGGCCAGCAGCTGGCTTCGATATGTTCCCAGATTGACCCAGCCGGAATCAGGATCTTTTGTAATGATAAAATGGGCTGTCCCGTAAAATCTGCCGCCATCCAGGGGGTAATATTGCGGAACCGGAAATTTATACAGGTCGACATCATCACCCATCATGATATTTTGTTTGCAGGGGGCCTTTGCTTTATCGACATAGGTGGGTGGAATGGGTTTTTTTGCTTTTTCTTCCCATCCCACATACAGGTCGGTCAGGGTTGAATCTTCGGGCATACCCATGATGATGGCAAGCCGTTCCACCGTTGTGCATGCACTGGTAATCACAGGGCTTTTGTATCCCTTTACATTATCAAATAAAAGGGCCGGTCCCTGGGCCTCTTCATTTAATTTTGCGATATGGGATAATTCCAGGTTCCAGTCAACTTCTGCTG contains these protein-coding regions:
- a CDS encoding AMP-binding protein is translated as MKPIRYTKEMTDEFVRDGYWTQETFYDFWEKNAREIPDREALVDSKYRLTWQQAVELVDAMAISWVEMGIEKHSRVIIQSPNSVYGFLARIACERAGLISLTVYPYLRKKELTYMVDRTKASAVIILHTYNKFNYLEMYEDLQKEFSHLQNIFLFDDMVPPGAPQGTFSLPTIVEKRVKQPIDKNILAERRLDAIENVAILTTTSGTTGIPKLVEWPAAPRICTSKGRVDIWSLTKDDITMAIAPHAGGAAGTLTYFAAPIAGAKTVMLEEFSPDAALALIEKEKATAVGVVPTHLIRMLEADISKYDLGSLRFIRSAGGYLPPQVAEEAEAAFGASITSDLGTQDMGSVSGCRVKDSKDLRRRTVGRMLPGNKVRLAHQENREITVPDGEPGILYFRGPHAPAGYYRDEELTSTVFDKDGWTTTEDIVKFDQGCLWILGRAKDMIIRGGQNIYPAEVEGLLNDHPAVGSVAIVGYPDREMGERSAAYVIPKSGMNFDFKTMVDHLKSKDIAMFKLPEHLEIVAEFPTVGDSGKVNKETLKKDIREKLGL
- the ppcB gene encoding phenylphosphate carboxylase subunit beta → MKDMRDFVAVCEEKGLLKRITAEVDWNLELSHIAKLNEEAQGPALLFDNVKGYKSPVITSACTTVERLAIIMGMPEDSTLTDLYVGWEEKAKKPIPPTYVDKAKAPCKQNIMMGDDVDLYKFPVPQYYPLDGGRFYGTAHFIITKDPDSGWVNLGTYRSQLLAKDKIGTQFIKGKHADIMLKKYQKLKQPMPVASIVGCDPILFLLGAARVGAFTSEYDVAGAFRGQAIEIVKGEVVDLPIPAHAEIVVEGFVDAEKFMEEGPFGEYTGYYSGVGTDPRNFIDVKCVTYRDNPIFWGTTVGRAVTDSHMTMALSYGATLWQQLKEMRIPGLKAVYCPPEGAGRFLAIISMTQMYPGHADQVLTAAISTEMGAYGLKTVIVVDDDIDPWDIPRVMYALSFRFQPNRSQVIKRGRSTPLDPSLPIETRDITGRLLMDATIPYEWKNKPIPIELDPDMVERVKERWSELGF